A single region of the Gasterosteus aculeatus chromosome 1, fGasAcu3.hap1.1, whole genome shotgun sequence genome encodes:
- the c2cd3 gene encoding C2 domain-containing protein 3 isoform X1 has product MKNRKHRSLKAGCSKKRVPSDVSPATSLPPLVEGELRCFLQVSISRVLWTIHKPPSATFVRLRWWGESSNGTHFFPRDGSHASQKTIKTTSRFPIRCGPKQFTSYLTDMSSLVLELLTKPDHLPIARAEVAGISRLSLSHPISGFYTLVSPTSEKLGELQVSLNLEPLTEAYDSSSSGPIPEIGKERPQITTLAVPSQPRTLSAGSGKGSAGSSSGNTPRGKDHLYFQNAQKDEEPLENLMPTKNKSHNSESKEPCGQATTDILAVILERGNKLRNAMVVSALHCDTDSAPALKDTPLPLPKDNILLPSKRFPSPTGGFLQNILFADSTLKPSEEVAVISDCSLDCPVDMDNRAVDLLLGRYLTAHLLPETTEYMSRIIFFFLSVWFSLNTSPLHLWDGDGSIPDSLSGHSSVCEDSELNDPQYDQSLLENLFYKTTISDIRPNDTEAEGQGTVSPSKHQLTQAAPHLAGGSNSAGAGGIPPGVSAELMSLLSSIRLARVAIDSLAVSTGGATGAHRKTPSKGKPPRAVTGKKCTYFIEYVFPVASTSSRHDRSKSGDGEVTRAAASKVTGGMVKFHQPSVFPVHFDTSTVKKWWGTDLIFNIYSRKSDQKKPVPIGKAVHPLRCLLESKQLSQSVVLPVQSVEADGKTQEIGPLKVSLALSRENRDFPSEKSKRKVAQRDASPSHTAPSPQRETSSRSPRVHTDREELPTHSLEVPRLNVWTPQKPSKEPSPHPGLHTSPHRSRHQEEDSQLLLHTLLMVPDGKNFNCGPMQAPNVYLNCKLWCDETARSVISWGQANPCFNFVQVTPVALTSKLLERMKNNVMVIEVWQKTASSGQDRLLGIVKLPLHQFYMSFRDPKITHLLLQAQYPVLGVDCYMPVVDVFSGSCNGHLRVVLAMGRSEQIISLQRTRDEEYDRLPHLLRPVHLLDHQPHSNTKGRSAQEKPMREHLFVIRVEGVKGLTPLQSTVWGEADCYVQYGFPCQEGDPAANLDQSLIESSVNLKPFRTTTTLCVPDPLFGHAETHVLLAPEGLPVQRLLLSSLSSQGLSSGGGVQFEVWCRYYYPNVRDQLVAKGVLPLAKLCAMVTMQRQHPNEAQKFSLPLIPRTDSPTGHQPHPSGLLDVCIRYKHRPVRPEGRTSKGVASRVVTLVVQVHRASGLQAAARVLSEQDERFSYFAGVGVNSFITVEFSFLPESERRCTRMAPRTFCPEFDHHMEVSCDLLLVRSSGETCSLAEQLVEASAVFTVWNKDNRKAVHTSRPKDVVLGTVKIPLADLIHKRTGISGWFGVYTPQDQHTLVGGLEISVTFAHHSDRERVIKAAQGLSWEISQNEMLVDEEALGEGRRRMSVTFAMPRAWIPVHCLLLPGLNELERSTYCYFRYKFYDQDAFCSQMRHPAVEEGSRATVAFQESRTVELKGTQPLMWYLREEKLEVQVWVAFTKDKAQRPRDTDRLVGSAFVDLSPLTKTPSRKPTLSGVYPLFRRSAADLQGAALRVHIALTTGPLHEEAWTAPAGVDLQVDSDSQEEPSSEKVEAADRAPSPTTPKTSPRGHRNKSSRSTPHIASGQHTGMNEDDSFPVTIAVDQAMHLNLKGCPLAERSEGSPSCCVSYLTADSAEPVSTTVLANTDCPVWDHQHECRLSKQLLVDPQQSLVFKVWHKGETERVIGFAPVDLSPLVCGFQSVCGWYNITDFSGQCHGQLKVSITPQKGVQDLREQRKTVNEEASKNSPKSLFQALPLSYHTTATNSSFPSHISRYSEQKISSPDHTDKLFSERSSESERHFEHMDQVRHYHQSLQEQTAAHSDISPSSSFLFSALRKKLSELDHMQRYFSRKISTPTFPSVSEQEGPAKHEEQRDTETDTSQLLLKSNHLVGQVNSIINGLRGNHLETIPSDPQSNSTTSPVGDNSETLPESISSPRRATHAFPEDLSPLHSPKVSGVRTDSEAEEEKNSRINKVTASEEEKVSDKDEDGTGSTQDEEADDDDEEADDDEEDYEEVVVKPRHLNEVTSLTDKTSPWTSILSEPDWISLRSPEAPEEPFLSEGEDEKRRAVPRQCEGKNKRARSEGSGGFNGSGGEVSDTERDCERTIPSLDEGLSDEPDHPNKEARDNASSPTTDTDDASCSTSVPLQTLVPTEIPNFFLPSHQLEASMRVIRLAPSFSNTVRDPGPSAPHHRGPGQRPNMSPSSMKKETERIKKIFAARFDVNN; this is encoded by the exons ATGAAGAACAGAAAACATCGGTCCCTCAAAGCTGGATGTAGCAAGAAGAGAG TCCCCAGCGACGTGTCCCCCGCCACCAGCCTCCCTCCTCTAGTGGAGGGCGAGCTAAGATGCTTCCTGCAGGTATCAATAAGCCGGGTATTGTGGACAATTCACAAGCCTCCCTCTGCAACATTCGTCCGTCTGCGCTGGTGGGGAGAGTCTTCAAATGGGACACACTTCTTTCCAAGGGATGGATCCCATGCGTCACAGAAGACTATCAAGACCACATCCCGCTTCCCCATCCGCTGTGGCCCAAAGCAGTTCACCTCATATTTGACAG ATATGAGCTCGCTGGTGCTGGAGCTTCTGACAAAACCGGATCATTTGCCAATCGCACGGGCTGAGGTTGCGGGCatctctcgtctctctctgtcacacccCATCAGTGGATTTTACACGCTTGTATCTCCGACATCTGAGAAGTTGGGAGAGTTACAG GTTTCCCTTAATTTGGAGCCTCTTACAGAAGCCTatgacagcagcagctcaggtcCCATCCCAGAAATCGGCAAGGAAAGACCTCAAATCACCACGCTGGCCGTGCCCTCTCAGCCCAGAACGCTCTCAGCTGGCAGTGGGAAAGGATCAGCTGGGAGCAGCAGTGGAAACACTCCAAG aggaaaagaccacTTATATTTCCAAAATGCACAGAAAGACGAAGAACCACTTGAGAATCTGATGcccacaaaaaacaaatctcaCAACAGTGAAAGTAAGGAGCCTTGTGGCCAAGCAACCACCGATATCCTTGCAG TTATTCTAGAGCGTGGGAACAAGCTCAGAAATGCTATGGTGGTATCGGCTTTGCATTGTGACACGGATTCTGCCCCGGCTCTGAAAGACACTCCACTACCTCTCCCAAAGGATAACATCCTGCTACCTTCAAA GCGCTTCCCTTCTCCCACTGGAGGTTTTCTTCAAAATATTCTTTTTGCTGATTCCActctaaagccctctgaggaagtTGCTGTCATCTCAGACTGCAGTTTAGACTGTCCCGTTGACATGGACAACAGAGCTGTGGACCTGCTTCTTGGCAGGTACTTGACTGCACATCTACTCCCAGAGACAACAGAATATATGAGCcgcattatttttttctttctttccgttTGGTTTAGCTTGAACACATCTCCTCTGCATCTGTGGGATGGAGATGGCTCAATCCCTGATTCTCTGTCTGGCCACAGCAGCGTGTGTGAGGACAGCGAGCTCAACGATCCGCAATATGATCAGAGCTTATTGGAGAATCTCTTCTACAAAACTACT atTTCAGATATCAGACCAAACGACACAGAGGCGGAGGGCCAGGGAACAGTGTCCCCAAGCAAACACCAGCTGACGCAGGCTGCACCCCACCTCGCTGGAGG TTCAAACTCTGCAGGTGCTGGTGGGATTCCTCCTGGCGTTAGTGCAGAGCTGATGTCGCTGCTGAGTTCGATCAGACTGGCAAGAGTGGCGATCGACTCCCTGGCCGTGTCTACAGGCGGTGCAACCGGCGCACATAGAAAGACCCCGAGCAAAGGGAAACCTCCTCGAGCGGTAACCGGCAAGAAGTG CACATATTTCATCGAGTACGTGTTCCCAGTGGCCTCCACTTCCAGTCGACATGATCGTAGTAAGAGTGGAGATGGAGAGGTGACAAGAGCTGCTGCCAGTAAAGTCACAGGAGGAA TGGTGAAGTTCCATCAGCCCTCCGTGTTTCCGGTCCACTTTGATACATCAACAGTGAAGAAATGGTGGGGAACTGATCTGATTTTCAACATTTACTCACGAAAGAGCGACCAGAAGAAA CCGGTTCCCATCGGCAAGGCAGTTCACCCACTGCGATGTCTGCTGGAGAGCAAGCAGCTGAGTCAGTCTGTCGTCTTACCTGTGCAGAGTGTGGAGGCAGACGGGAAGACACAGGAGATTGGACCGCTCAAG GTCTCACTAGCACTTAGTAGAGAGAACAGAGATTTCCCTTCTGAAAAGAGTAAAAGAAAAGTGGCTCAGAGAGATGCTTCACCTTCCCACACGGCGCCCAGTCCTCAGAGAGAGACCAGCTCCAGGTCTCCACGTGTTCACACCGACAGGGAGGAGTTACCAACTCACTCCTTAGAAGTTCCCAGGCTGAATGTTTGGACTCCTCAGAAACCCTCGAAGGAACCCTCACCCCATCCCGGACTCCACACATCTCCTCATCGTTCACGGCATCAGGAGGAAGACTCTCAACTCCTGCTGCATACGTTGCTCATGGTTCCAGATGGAAAGAACTTTAACTGTGGGCCCATGCAGGCTCCGAACGTGTACTTGAACTGCAAACTGTGGTGTGATGAGACGGCGAGATCTGTCATCAGCTGGGGTCAGGCAAACCCCTGTTTCAACTTCGTTCAG GTGACGCCTGTCGCCTTAACATCTAAGCTGCTGGAGCGAATGAAGAATAATGTGATGGTGATTGAGGTGTGGCAGAAGACGGCAAGTTCGGGGCAGGATCGACTCCTCGGCATAGTTAAACTACCTCTCCACCAGTTCTACATGTCATTTAG GGATCCAAAGATCACCCACCTTCTTCTCCAGGCCCAGTACCCAGTGTTGGGGGTGGACTGCTACATGCCAGTCGTCGATGTGTTCTCAGGTAGTTGTAATGGACACCTCAGGGTCGTTTTGGCTATGGGCCGGTCAGAGCAAATAATCTCCCTCCAGCGCACAAGGGATGAAGAATACGACCGCTTGCCTCATCTACTGAGACCAGTTCATCTGCTTGATCACCAGCCTCATTCAAACACAAag ggGCGATCGGCACAAGAGAAACCAATGAGAGAACATCTGTTTGTGATAAGAGTGGAGGGGGTTAAGGGCCTCACACCTCTGCAGTCCACCGTTTGGGGAGAAGCTGACTGCTACGTCCAGTACGGCTTCCCCTGTCAGGAAGGTGACCCCGCTGCAAATTTGGACCAAAGCCTCATAGAGAGCA GCGTCAACCTGAAACCGTTTCGTACCACTACAACTCTCTGTGTCCCTGACCCGCTGTTTGGACACGCTGAGACTCATGTGCTTCTGGCCCCTGAAGGCCTTCCAGTTCAGAGGCTGCTGCTCAGCTCTCTTTCTAGTCAAGGCCTAAGCAGTGGAGGGGGTGTCCAGTTCGAAGTGTGGTGCAG GTATTATTATCCAAACGTTCGCGACCAGCTGGTGGCCAAAGGAGTGCTCCCATTGGCCAAGCTGTGTGCCATGGTCACCATGCAGAGACAGCATCCGAATGAGGCTCAAAAGTTCTCCCTGCCCCTGATTCCCAGGACGGACAGTCCCACGGGGCATCAGCCTCATCCCTCAG GCCTACTCGATGTGTGCATTCGGTACAAGCACCGACCGGTGCGACCTGAAGGTCGGACCAGTAAAGGAGTCGCCTCTCGCGTCGTTACGCTCGTGGTCCAGGTGCACAGAGCGTCAGGTCTGCAGGCCGCAGCGAG GGTTTTATCGGAGCAAGATGAAAGATTTAGCTACTTTGCCGGGGTGGGCGTGAACTCGTTCATCACGGTTGAGTTCTCCTTCTTGCCTGAGAGTGAAAGGAGGTGCACCCGCATGGCCCCCAGAACCTTCTGCCCGGAGTTCGACCACCACATGGAAGTGTCCTGTGATCTGCTTCTTGTGAGGAGCAGCGGAGAAACCTGCAGCTTGGCTGAGCAGCTGGTGGAAGCCTCTGCTGTCTTCACTGTCTGGAACAAAGACAATCGCAAAG CAGTGCACACTTCTAGACCTAAGGATGTGGTGTTGGGCACAGTGAAAATACCTCTTGCTGATCTCATCCATAAAAGAACGG GTATTTCTGGCTGGTTTGGAGTGTATACACCTCAGGACCAGCACACCTTGGTTGGGGGCCTTGAGATCTCCGTCACCTTTGCCCACCACTCAGACAGGGAAAGAGTCATCAAAGCTGCTCAGGGGCTCAGCTGGGAAATATCCCAGAATGAAATGCTGGTTGATGAAGAAGCTTTGGGAGAAGGCAGGAGAAGAATGTCTGTGACATTCGCGATGCCCAGAGCTTGGATACCTGTCCACTGCCTGCTTCTGCCGGGCCTCAATGAGTTGGAGCGCTCCACCTACTGCTACTTCAGGTACAAGTTCTACGACCAGGACGCATTCTGCTCCCAGATGAGACACCCCGCTGTCGAGGAGGGCAGCCGAGCCACGGTGGCTTTCCAGGAAAGTAGAACTGTGGAGCTGAAGGGCACTCAGCCCTTAATGTGGTATCTTCGGGAGGAAAAGCTGGAGGTACAGGTGTGGGTTGCCTTCACAAAAGACAAAGCCCAAAGGCCCCGAGACACAGACCGACTGGTGGGTTCAGCGTTTGTCGATCTGTCCCCTCTCACAAAGACACCCTCGCGGAAGCCAACTCTCAGTG GAGTGTATCCCCTGTTTAGACGCTCAGCAGCAGATCTACAAGGGGCTGCTCTCAGGGTGCACATCGCCCTGACAACGGGGCCTCTACATGAGGAAGCATGGACAGCCCCTGCTGGCGTTGACCTCCAAGTGGACTCGGACAGCCAGGAGGAGCCCTCATCAGAAAAGGTGGAAGCAGCAGATCGAGCCCCCTCGCCCACTACACCCAAAACATCACCACGAGGACACAGGAACAAATCCTCCCGATCAACCCCTCACATCGCTTCGGGGCAGCACACAGGAATGAACGAGGATGACTCTTTCCCTGTGACTATTGCAGTGGACCAGGCCATGCACCTGAATCTGAAAG GCTGTCCCCTAGCAGAGCGCAGTGAAGGGTCACCATCCTGCTGTGTTTCGTACCTCACTGCAGACTCGGCCGAGCCGGTGTCCACAACTGTCCTGGCCAACACCGACTGCCCTGTGTGGGACCATCAACATGAGTGCAG GCTTTCCAAGCAACTGCTTGTGGATCCACAACAGTCGCTGGTGTTCAAAGTCTGGCACAAAGGAG aAACAGAGCGGGTTATTGGATTTGCCCCAGTAGACCTGTCCCCTTTAGTCTGCGGCTTCCAGTCAGTGTGTGGTTGGTACAACATCACGGACTTCAGTGGTCAGTGTCACGGCCAGCTTAAAGTGTCCATCACTCCACAAAAAGGGGTCCAAGACCTCAGAGAACAGAGAAAAACTGTGAACGAAGAAGCTTCCAAAAATTCCCCG AAATCTTTATTCCAGGCACTCCCCCTCAGCTACCACACCACAGCCACAAACAGCAGCTTCCCCTCTCACATCAGCCGATACTCCGAGCAGAAGATCTCGTCGCCTGACCACACGGACAAGCTGTTCTCCGAAAG GTCAAGTGAGAGTGAGCGCCACTTTGAGCACATGGACCAAGTACGTCATTACCATCAGAGTCTGCAGGAGCAAACAGCGGCTCATTCTGACATCAGTCCCTCCAGCTCCTTTCTGTTTTCAGCACTCAG aaaaaaactaAGTGAGCTGGACCACATGCAGAGATACTTCAGCCGTAAGATTTCTACACCGACGTTCCCGTCCGTAAGTGAGCAGGAGGGTCCCGCCAAGCATGAGGAGcagagggacacagagacgGACACGtctcagctgctcctcaagTCCAACCACTTGGTTGGACAAGTTAACAGTATCATTAATG GTCTACGAGGAAACCACCTCGAAACGATTCCCTCAGATCCCCAGAGCAACTCAACCACTTCTCCTGTTGGAGACAACTCTGAAACTCTGCCTGAGAGCATCTCCAGTCCACGCAGAGCTACGCACGCTTTCCCGGAAgatctctctcctctgcacTCGCCAAAAGTGTCTGGAGTCCGTACTGACTCTGAGGCTGAGGAAGAAAAGAACAGTCGAATCAACAAGGTCACTGCCTCCGAGGAGGAAAAAGTATCAGACAAAGATGAAGATGGGACAGGTAGCACCCAGGATGAGgaggctgatgatgatgatgaggaggctgatgatgatgaggaggattaCGAGGAGGTTGTGGTGAAGCCGAGGCATCTGAATGAGGTGACCTCGCTGACAGACAAAACCAGTCCTTGGACCAGCATCCTGTCGGAGCCCGACTGGATTTCTCTGAGGAGCCCGGAAGCGCCAGAGGAGCCGTTTCTGAGCGAGGGTGAGGACGAGAAAAGACGGGCGGTACCTCGTCAGTGCGAAGGTAAAAACAAACGTGCCAGAAGTGAAGGAAGTGGCGGTTTTAATGGATCAGGGGGAGAGGTTTCGGACACAGAGCGAGACTGTGAGAGGACGATACCATCTTTAGACGAAGGACTATCAGACGAGCCCGACCACCCCAACAAGGAGGCGAGGGACAACGCTTCATCACCCACCACAGATACAGACGATGCTTCATGCTCCACAAGCGTCCCACTCCAAAC CTTGGTCCCTACGGAGATCCCTaattttttcctcccctctcaccAACTGGAGGCATCTATGAGAGTCATACGTTTAGCGCCTTCTTTCTCCAACACAGTCAGAGACCCG